One Dreissena polymorpha isolate Duluth1 chromosome 9, UMN_Dpol_1.0, whole genome shotgun sequence genomic window carries:
- the LOC127845251 gene encoding protein FAM167A-like isoform X2 — protein sequence MTSYERNSDDVRYSEKMREFHRPTLCVIDENGIDVTKSVCEISEPGSLDGFTGGDNGIPATCDHNANWTKSDEHDLNRESGNNLLIPKCDDDFDLCELKATTARLKLSTRRQSTVAWQQAHLGSTRVPVVLPKFDSSKLIKSYKDTDTDNNNQDDDSFTEERKNRIDDALAWLRSELMQMRSEDERLARQLLSIRHDIHQLKLQRSCQAHREMLEDVTLDMEENHVLNVISDMPIPDSVHDTPLKHLGVTRMHLSARRFSTC from the exons atgacgtcatatgaacgAAACTCCGATGACGTGAGATACAGCGAGAAAATGCGAGAATTCCATCGTCCCACACTGTGCGTGATAGACGAGAACGGTATCGATGTAACTAAATCGGTATGCGAAATATCCGAGCCCGGAAGTTTGGACGGCTTCACCGGAGGTGACAACGGGATACCGGCAACGTGTGACCATAACGCAAACTGGACCAAATCAGACGAACACGATTTAAATCGGGAAAGTGGCAACAACCTCTTGATACCTAAGTGCGACGATGACTTTGACCTCTGTGAACTTAAAGCCACTACAGCGCGATTAAAATTGTCGACCAGACGACAAAGTACGGTCGCCTGGCAACAGGCGCACTTAGGCTCGACACGTGTTCCAGTAGTACTTCCGAAGTTCGATTCttcaaaattaattaaaagcTATAAAGACACTGATACGGACAACAACAACCAGGACGACGATTCTTTTACGGAGGAGAGAAAAAATCGAATCGACGACGCTCTGGCATGGCTTCGATCAGAATTG ATGCAGATGCGCAGCGAAGACGAACGGTTGGCAAGGCAATTACTCTCAATCAGACACGACATCCATCAGTTGAAATTACAG CGAAGTTGTCAGGCTCACCGAGAGATGCTGGAAGACGTGACGCTCGATATGGAAGAGAATCACGTGTTGAACGTTATTTCGGACATGCCGATTCCGGACTCCGTGCATGACACGCCCTTGAAGCATCTGGGAGTGACGCGCATGCACCTGAGCGCGAGACGATTTTCGACCTGTTGA
- the LOC127845251 gene encoding protein FAM167A-like isoform X1: MSLEVTSIDITKKVCVICGEQDDRQVSKLGEKGCQGLSLDAKNYKDFQCELFMTSYERNSDDVRYSEKMREFHRPTLCVIDENGIDVTKSVCEISEPGSLDGFTGGDNGIPATCDHNANWTKSDEHDLNRESGNNLLIPKCDDDFDLCELKATTARLKLSTRRQSTVAWQQAHLGSTRVPVVLPKFDSSKLIKSYKDTDTDNNNQDDDSFTEERKNRIDDALAWLRSELMQMRSEDERLARQLLSIRHDIHQLKLQRSCQAHREMLEDVTLDMEENHVLNVISDMPIPDSVHDTPLKHLGVTRMHLSARRFSTC; the protein is encoded by the exons ATGAG TCTGGAAGTAACCAGTATAGACATAACTAAAAAGGTGTGTGTCATCTGTGGAGAGCAAGATGACCGTCAAGTTTCAAAACTTGGAGAAAAGGGATGTCAAGGACTTTCATTAGATGCAAAAAACTATAAAG ATTTCCAATGTGAActatttatgacgtcatatgaacgAAACTCCGATGACGTGAGATACAGCGAGAAAATGCGAGAATTCCATCGTCCCACACTGTGCGTGATAGACGAGAACGGTATCGATGTAACTAAATCGGTATGCGAAATATCCGAGCCCGGAAGTTTGGACGGCTTCACCGGAGGTGACAACGGGATACCGGCAACGTGTGACCATAACGCAAACTGGACCAAATCAGACGAACACGATTTAAATCGGGAAAGTGGCAACAACCTCTTGATACCTAAGTGCGACGATGACTTTGACCTCTGTGAACTTAAAGCCACTACAGCGCGATTAAAATTGTCGACCAGACGACAAAGTACGGTCGCCTGGCAACAGGCGCACTTAGGCTCGACACGTGTTCCAGTAGTACTTCCGAAGTTCGATTCttcaaaattaattaaaagcTATAAAGACACTGATACGGACAACAACAACCAGGACGACGATTCTTTTACGGAGGAGAGAAAAAATCGAATCGACGACGCTCTGGCATGGCTTCGATCAGAATTG ATGCAGATGCGCAGCGAAGACGAACGGTTGGCAAGGCAATTACTCTCAATCAGACACGACATCCATCAGTTGAAATTACAG CGAAGTTGTCAGGCTCACCGAGAGATGCTGGAAGACGTGACGCTCGATATGGAAGAGAATCACGTGTTGAACGTTATTTCGGACATGCCGATTCCGGACTCCGTGCATGACACGCCCTTGAAGCATCTGGGAGTGACGCGCATGCACCTGAGCGCGAGACGATTTTCGACCTGTTGA